The following are from one region of the Brienomyrus brachyistius isolate T26 chromosome 13, BBRACH_0.4, whole genome shotgun sequence genome:
- the LOC125705977 gene encoding dipeptidyl peptidase 8-like, with translation MSSSTVDVEWGDEEEGDGQLVNDGWPPGAPESQESFFVEHRTWSDLRNILTDSQRGQFNMVSKPPHEFQFVLKNDPEGFHSHRVYFLAMTSEGRENTLFYAEIPKRINKQALLYLTWKPLLLHFHSQDFGEYYREDELLRERKRIGEQGIMSYDFHRPSGSFLFQAGGSLYTLKDGGPNGFTNQPLQPETVPTSCHNIRMDPKFCPVDPAWFCFVHSCDLWIGNLDSGAETRLTFAHKGESNLKDDPRSAGMATFLLQEEFDRYTAYWWCPVAEFDSDGARVLRILYEENDESDVEVINVTSPLLETRLTEAFRYPRAGTGNPRSMLKLLEVTVSTVGEVVRVLDKRLVLPMEELFPGTEYITRAGWTADGRFAWALLLNRPQTRQQLVLLPPPLFIPDWTPSGTRPESDSATPFIVYQETTDIWINTHDILHFLPQKEDGEISVIVASEVHTGFRHLYRVTSRLQASWGPTSTDGGGAAGDFLCPVKEQVALTWGDWEVLGSHGSNITVDEERGLLFFQGTRDSPLEHHLYVTSWLRPVEACRITKAGHSHTCRLSQLMDMYISRFSSEQNPPCVSLFRLSLDEHDFERLQGEFWASLLEYPACPWDYVPPELFNFESRSGHTLHGMLYRPHNLQPGRRHPVVVFVYGGPQVQLVNRRYKGLKHVRLHTLASLGYCVVTVDNRGSCHRGLAFESALRNRMGQVEIDDQVEALEYLSSRYSFLDMDRVAIHGWSYGGFLSLMGLLQRPDLFKVAIAGAPVTMWTHYDTGYTERYMGLPEQNQDSYQLSSVTLQAHRFPSQPGRLLLLHGMLDENVHFAHTNLLLSALVRAGKPYQLQLYPQERHSIHLPESGEHYELHLLHYLQEHLGSRTTSILSAS, from the exons ATGTCGTCCTCTACCGTGGATGTGGAGTGGGGAGATGAAGAGGAGGGAGATGGGCAGCTGGTGAACGACGGATGGCCCCCTGGTGCACCTGAGAGCCAGGAGAGCTTCTTTGTGGAGCATCGCACCTGGAGCGATCTGAGGAATATTCTGACAGACAGCCAGCGTGGCCAGTTCAACATGGTGTCCAAACCGCCTCATGAGTTCCAGTTCGTACTGAAGAACGACCCGGAAGGGTTTCACTCCCATCGCGTGTACTTCCTGG cCATGACCAGCGAGGGCAGGGAGAACACGCTATTCTACGCTGAGATCCCCAAGAGGATCAACAAGCAGGCGCTGCTCTACCTCACATGGAAACCCCTGCTGCTGCACTTTCAC AGCCAAGACTTCGGGGAGTACTATCGAGAGGACGAGCTTCTGCGAGAGAGGAAGCGCATAGGGGAGCAGGGCATCATGTCATACGACTTTCATCGGCCCAGCGGCAGCTTCTTGTTCCAGGCCGGTGGTTCCCTCTACACCCTGAAGGACGGCGGGCCCAACGGCTTCACG AACCAGCCTCTCCAGCCTGAGACAGTGCCCACCTCTTGCCACAACATCCGAATGGATCCCAAGTTTTGTCCTGTGGACCCCGCCTGGTTCTGTTTTGTCCACAGCTGTGACCTTTGGATCGGGAACCTGGACAGCGGGGCGGAGACTCGCCTCACTTTCGCCCACAAAG GTGAATCCAACTTAAAGGACGACCCCAGGTCAGCGGGGATGGCCACCTTCCTGCTGCAGGAGGAGTTCGACCGCTACACCGCATACTGGTGGTGCCCTGTGGCAGAGTTCG ACTCGGACGGCGCCCGGGTGCTGAGGATCCTCTATGAGGAGAACGACGAGTCCGACGTGGAGGTGATCAATGTGACGTCACCCCTGCTGGAGACTCGACTCACCGAGGCCTTTAGATACCCCAGGGCCG GGACCGGGAACCCCAGATCCATGCTCAAGTTGTTGGAGGTGACCGTCAGCACTGTGGGGGAG gttgtgaGGGTTCTGGATAAGCGCCTGGTTCTGCCCATGGAGGAGCTCTTTCCCGGCACAGAGTACATCACGCGGGCGGGGTGGACAGCAGACGGGCGCTT tgcctgGGCTCTGCTGCTGAACCGGCCCCAGACCCGGCAGCAGCTGGTTCTTCTCCCCCCGCCCCTCTTCATCCCGGACTGGACCCCCTCCGGCACCCGCCCAGAATCAGACAGCGCCACACCCTTCATCGTCTACCAGGAGACCACTGACATCTGGATCAAT ACCCACGATATCCTCCACTTCCTGCCGCAGAAGGAGGATGGGGAGATCAGCGTCATCGTGGCATCTGAGGTCCACACAGGTTTCCGGCACCTCTACCGGGTGACATCCCGGCTGCAGGCCTCCTGGGGCCCCACCAGCAcggacggggggggggctgcag GTGACTTCCTGTGTCCCGTGAAAGAGCAGGTGGCGCTAAcctggggagactgggaggTGCTGGGGAGTCATGGATCTAAC ATCACCGTGGACGAGGAGAGGGGCCTGCTGTTCTTCCAGGGCACCCGCGACAGCCCCCTGGAGCACCACCTGTACGTGACCAGTTGGCTGCGGCCCGTCGAGGCTTGCAGGATCACCAAAGCTGGCCACTCGCACACCTGCCGGCTCAGCCAG CTGATGGACATGTACATCAGCCGCTTCAGCAGCGAGCAGAACCCGCCCTGCGTCAGCCTCTTCAGGCTGAGTTTGGATGAGCACGATTTCGAGCGACTGCAGGGCGAATTCTGGGCCTCTCTCCTGGAGTACCCAG CTTGTCCCTGGGATTACGTCCCGCCCGAGTTGTTCAACTTCGAGAGCCGATCTGGACACACGCTGCACGGAATGCTCTACCGTCCCCACAACCTGCAGCCGGGGAGGCGCCACCCAGTGGTGGTCTTCGTCTATGGCGGACCACAG GTGCAGCTGGTGAACCGGCGCTATAAGGGCCTGAAGCACGTGCGGCTGCACACGCTGGCCTCGCTCGGCTACTGCGTGGTCACCGTGGACAACCGGGGTTCCTGCCACCGCGGCCTGGCCTTCGAGAGCGCACTGCGGAACCGCATG GGCCAGGTGGAGATTGACGACCAGGTGGAAGCGCTGGAGTACCTGTCCTCACGCTATTCCTTCCTGGACATGGACAGGGTGGCCATCCATGGCTGGTCCTACGGTGGCTTCCTGTCTCTCATGGGCCTTCTGCAGAGGCCTGACCTCTTTAAG GTGGCGATAGCGGGCGCTCCAGTCACCATGTGGACGCACTATGATACCGGCTACACAGAGCGGTACATGGGCCTTCCTGAGCAGAACCAGGACAGTTACCAGCTGAGCTCCGTCACCCTGCAAGCACACCGCTTCCCATCCCA gcccggtcgcctgctGCTCCTCCATGGCATGCTGGATGAGAATGTGCACTTCGCCCACACCAACCTGCTGCTGAGCGCGCTGGTGCGTGCGGGGAAGCCCTACCAGCTGCAG cTGTACCCCCAGGAGAGGCACAGCATCCACCTGCCCGAGTCCGGGGAGCACTACGAGCTGCACCTGCTGCACTACCTGCAGGAACACCTGGGCTCCAGAACCACCTCCATCCTCAGCGCCTCCTGA